Proteins co-encoded in one Desulfuromonadaceae bacterium genomic window:
- the gspN gene encoding type II secretion system protein GspN — translation MKPSWPQFTRRKNGRKTFIGRFGNHLLALLILLLAVLCGFFLFFPDRALQQRFEQELSVQLGAPVKTESVILSFPGYLQIHHLTVTGSALPFTIDTLQLSPIWTTLLSARPGLNFTLTSGGGTIAGQIDSSRRLHAEIAALPVTVPLPGIAPLTLGGTLTGSLLDMLLTLTPDSATRAELTIDDLILTGLEQLTGKNDPLVLGRLSIGIKGTENNYRVEQLQLAGGAITADGVMTVTPLSPPAASRLNGNLTLHPTDQLSPELAALLPLLGKANRNGDYRLRLTGTVASPRLH, via the coding sequence ATGAAACCCAGCTGGCCCCAATTCACGCGGCGCAAAAACGGCCGCAAAACATTCATCGGTCGCTTCGGTAATCACCTGCTGGCGCTGCTGATCTTGTTGCTTGCCGTCCTTTGTGGATTTTTTCTGTTCTTCCCGGACCGGGCGCTCCAGCAGCGTTTTGAGCAGGAGCTGAGCGTACAGCTCGGCGCGCCGGTGAAAACGGAAAGTGTCATCCTGTCTTTTCCAGGATATCTTCAGATTCACCACTTGACGGTTACCGGAAGCGCGTTGCCCTTCACCATCGACACCCTGCAACTGAGTCCAATCTGGACCACCCTGTTGAGCGCCCGGCCAGGGCTGAACTTTACCCTCACCTCCGGCGGCGGCACAATTGCAGGGCAGATCGACTCAAGCCGACGCCTGCACGCCGAAATCGCAGCCCTGCCAGTAACCGTGCCGCTCCCCGGAATCGCCCCCCTGACCCTTGGTGGCACCCTCACGGGCAGCCTGCTTGACATGCTTCTTACCTTGACTCCTGACAGCGCAACCCGGGCGGAACTGACCATTGACGACCTGATCCTGACCGGACTGGAACAACTTACCGGTAAAAATGATCCTCTCGTGCTGGGGCGTTTGAGCATCGGCATCAAAGGGACCGAGAACAACTACCGCGTGGAACAGCTGCAACTTGCCGGGGGTGCCATTACCGCCGACGGAGTGATGACTGTGACCCCGCTGTCTCCGCCAGCTGCGAGCCGCCTCAACGGCAATCTGACCCTCCACCCGACAGATCAGCTCTCCCCCGAGCTTGCGGCATTGCTGCCACTTCTCGGCAAAGCAAATCGTAACGGTGACTACCGCCTGCGCCTGACCGGAACCGTCGCCTCACCGCGGCTGCATTAG
- the lon gene encoding endopeptidase La — translation MTDEPRDEPLEPHVDSDYRNDNPPESSSEGGLVLASNLLPRRLPIIPLRPRPAFPAVLIPLAANGPEQILAFDHAHEHNNDTIGLIMARDFDSEDSPDNLYQVGVAAKIVKVIHRDENTAHFLVNTLERFRTERLTETQRGLVAEVVYDNSAELSDNPELKAYSMAIISTLKELVQTNPLYSEEIKLFLNRSSMDDPGRLADFAANLTSADGPELQRILETFDVRRRIDLVLVLLKKELEVSRLQTKINRQIEEEISEHQREFFLREQLKAIKKELGLEKEGKTAELEKFQRRLAELTLNEEAQRAVDDELEKLQLIEPSSPEYNVSRNYLDWLTILPWGKFSKDSFRLDRARRVLDRDHYGLQDVKERILEFIAVGKLKGDISGSIICLVGPPGVGKTSVGKSIAAALNRKFFRFSLGGMRDEAEIKGHRRTYIGAMPGKFIQAMKSAGTANPVLMLDEIDKIGASFQGDPASALLEVLDSEQNHAFRDHYLDVPFDLSNVLFVATANQLDTIPAPLLDRMEMIRLSGYILEEKLEIAKRYLIPKALTDHGLDKKQIVIRKAALRAIIDGYAREAGVRNLENRIKKLMRKAAMAFAEGRKNQVVIDRKDIVEYLGKPVFTADDIFKRTPGVVTGLAWTSMGGVTLQIEATAMPSQGQGFKQTGQLGKVMIESSQIAYSYIMAHLGYYKVETDYFDKHFVHLHVPAGATPKDGPSAGITMTTALLSMILKRPVIDKLGMTGELTLTGRVLPIGGIKEKTIAARRSGLKTLIFPHDNKDSFDELPDHLKDGLTAHFVKTYDDVFKIAFEKQGADKQRNADISLNQHLLS, via the coding sequence ATGACGGATGAACCCCGCGACGAACCACTCGAACCACACGTCGACTCTGACTATCGCAATGATAATCCGCCGGAATCATCGTCAGAGGGGGGGCTGGTACTCGCCTCCAATCTGCTTCCACGGCGCTTGCCGATCATCCCCCTGCGTCCGCGACCGGCTTTTCCGGCGGTGTTAATTCCTCTGGCGGCGAATGGTCCTGAACAAATCCTTGCTTTCGATCATGCCCATGAACATAACAACGACACAATCGGCCTGATCATGGCACGCGATTTCGACAGTGAGGACTCTCCGGACAATCTCTATCAGGTCGGGGTTGCTGCCAAGATCGTCAAGGTGATTCACCGCGATGAAAACACCGCGCATTTTCTGGTCAACACCCTGGAACGGTTCCGCACTGAAAGGTTGACCGAGACCCAACGCGGACTGGTGGCCGAAGTGGTCTATGACAACAGTGCCGAGCTCTCCGACAACCCGGAACTCAAAGCCTACTCGATGGCGATCATCAGCACCCTCAAGGAACTGGTGCAAACCAATCCGCTCTACTCTGAAGAGATCAAGCTGTTCCTCAACCGCTCAAGCATGGACGACCCCGGTCGGCTGGCCGATTTTGCCGCCAACCTGACCTCGGCAGACGGTCCGGAACTGCAACGTATTCTGGAGACCTTCGACGTCCGGCGCCGCATCGACCTGGTCTTGGTGTTGCTGAAGAAGGAACTGGAGGTGTCGCGGTTACAGACCAAAATCAACCGCCAGATCGAAGAGGAAATATCTGAACACCAGCGTGAATTCTTTCTCCGCGAACAACTCAAAGCGATCAAAAAGGAACTCGGGCTGGAAAAGGAGGGGAAGACCGCCGAGCTGGAAAAATTTCAGCGGCGTCTGGCCGAGCTTACATTGAACGAGGAAGCGCAACGGGCGGTTGACGATGAGCTGGAAAAACTGCAACTGATCGAACCGTCTTCGCCGGAATATAATGTCAGCCGCAACTACCTCGATTGGCTGACGATCCTGCCGTGGGGTAAATTCAGCAAGGATTCGTTCCGCCTCGACCGCGCCCGCCGGGTGCTGGATCGCGATCATTACGGACTGCAGGATGTCAAGGAACGGATCCTTGAATTCATTGCCGTCGGCAAATTGAAAGGCGATATCTCCGGCTCGATCATCTGCCTGGTCGGACCGCCAGGGGTGGGTAAAACATCCGTTGGCAAAAGTATCGCAGCCGCCCTCAACCGCAAATTTTTCCGCTTTTCCCTTGGTGGCATGCGTGACGAAGCCGAGATCAAAGGGCATCGCCGAACTTATATCGGCGCGATGCCGGGGAAGTTTATCCAGGCGATGAAGAGCGCCGGAACAGCCAACCCGGTGTTGATGCTCGATGAAATCGACAAGATCGGGGCCTCTTTTCAAGGTGACCCGGCCTCCGCGCTTTTGGAGGTCCTTGACTCCGAACAAAATCACGCCTTTCGCGACCACTATCTCGACGTGCCGTTTGATCTGTCGAACGTCCTCTTCGTGGCCACCGCCAATCAGCTCGACACTATCCCGGCACCGCTCCTCGACCGCATGGAAATGATCCGCCTGTCCGGTTATATCCTTGAGGAGAAGCTGGAAATTGCCAAGCGCTATCTGATTCCAAAAGCGTTGACCGATCACGGCCTGGACAAAAAACAGATCGTCATTCGCAAAGCGGCACTGCGCGCGATCATTGACGGTTACGCCCGTGAAGCCGGGGTACGCAACCTGGAAAACCGGATCAAGAAGTTGATGCGCAAGGCGGCAATGGCGTTTGCCGAAGGGCGCAAGAACCAGGTGGTGATCGACAGAAAGGACATCGTTGAATACCTCGGCAAACCGGTCTTTACCGCGGATGATATTTTCAAACGCACCCCCGGGGTGGTCACCGGACTGGCCTGGACCAGTATGGGCGGTGTCACCTTGCAGATTGAGGCGACGGCGATGCCGAGCCAGGGGCAGGGGTTCAAGCAGACCGGCCAACTGGGCAAGGTGATGATCGAAAGCTCCCAGATTGCGTATTCCTATATCATGGCGCATCTTGGCTACTACAAGGTCGAAACCGATTATTTTGACAAGCATTTTGTCCACCTGCATGTCCCTGCGGGAGCCACCCCGAAAGACGGTCCATCGGCCGGAATCACCATGACCACCGCACTGCTGTCGATGATCCTCAAACGACCCGTGATCGACAAACTCGGCATGACGGGTGAACTGACCCTCACCGGTCGCGTTCTGCCGATCGGCGGGATCAAGGAGAAAACGATTGCGGCGCGCCGCAGCGGGCTGAAAACACTGATTTTCCCGCACGACAACAAGGACTCTTTTGACGAGCTTCCGGATCATCTCAAAGATGGCCTGACCGCTCATTTTGTCAAAACTTATGACGATGTGTTTAAAATCGCATTTGAGAAACAAGGTGCCGATAAGCAGCGCAACGCAGACATATCTCTGAACCAACACCTGCTATCGTGA
- a CDS encoding DUF4177 domain-containing protein codes for MIAYKVVETSLVTDETLEKILNDSTRAGWHFENIQFAMHESSKRPSMAFILFTREAEDHE; via the coding sequence ATGATAGCGTATAAAGTCGTTGAAACCAGTCTGGTAACGGACGAAACGCTCGAAAAAATTCTCAATGACTCCACGCGCGCTGGATGGCATTTCGAAAACATCCAGTTTGCCATGCATGAGTCGAGCAAACGTCCTTCGATGGCGTTTATTCTCTTCACGCGTGAGGCCGAGGATCACGAATAA
- the trpS gene encoding tryptophan--tRNA ligase, whose translation MRVLSGIQPSGSLHLGNYFGMMEKMIDHQEHSELFCFIANYHAQTSLSDGKTLAKGTLEAAANFLALGLDPEKSVFWVQSDVPEVQELAWLLSNFTPMGLLERCHSYKDKVTRGIAANHGLFAYPVLMAADILLYQSDKVPVGKDQKQHVEVTRDIAIKFNNEYGDIFTLPEPEIDEEVATVPGLDGQKMSKSYGNTIDLFLEEKALRKQVMRIVTDPTPVEDPKNPDTCNIFTLFRLFLDKEEEQVLRARYLAGGLAYGTVKEELFATIRDFFAPFTARRNALLADPDGIRQILAQGAEKARYHANKTVRKVRKKTGLIY comes from the coding sequence ATGCGTGTTCTTTCCGGTATTCAGCCTTCCGGATCACTCCATCTCGGCAATTACTTCGGCATGATGGAAAAGATGATCGACCACCAGGAGCATTCCGAACTTTTCTGTTTTATTGCCAATTACCATGCCCAGACATCGTTAAGTGACGGCAAGACGCTGGCGAAAGGGACCCTCGAAGCCGCAGCCAATTTTCTGGCGTTGGGGCTCGATCCGGAAAAGAGCGTCTTCTGGGTTCAGTCCGACGTCCCGGAAGTGCAGGAACTGGCCTGGCTGCTGTCGAATTTCACCCCGATGGGACTCCTGGAGCGTTGCCACAGCTACAAGGACAAAGTGACGCGCGGGATTGCTGCCAATCACGGTCTCTTTGCTTACCCGGTGCTGATGGCGGCGGATATCCTCCTCTATCAGAGTGACAAGGTACCGGTCGGCAAGGATCAGAAACAACACGTTGAGGTGACGCGTGACATTGCGATCAAATTCAACAACGAGTACGGGGATATCTTCACTCTTCCGGAACCGGAAATTGATGAGGAGGTCGCAACGGTGCCAGGGCTGGATGGACAGAAAATGAGCAAAAGCTACGGTAATACGATCGACTTGTTTCTGGAAGAGAAAGCCCTGCGCAAGCAGGTGATGCGGATCGTCACCGACCCGACTCCGGTGGAAGATCCAAAAAATCCGGACACCTGCAATATCTTCACCCTGTTCCGACTCTTTCTGGACAAGGAAGAGGAGCAGGTGTTGCGCGCTCGTTACCTGGCTGGGGGGCTCGCTTATGGCACCGTCAAAGAAGAATTATTTGCAACGATCCGCGACTTCTTTGCCCCCTTCACCGCCCGCCGCAACGCACTGCTGGCCGATCCTGACGGCATTCGGCAGATTCTCGCTCAGGGTGCCGAAAAAGCCCGCTATCACGCCAACAAGACGGTGCGCAAGGTGCGCAAAAAGACCGGACTGATTTACTGA
- the gspK gene encoding type II secretion system minor pseudopilin GspK: protein MTGVVHNERGMVLLLVLLIVALLTALVIDFSASTLVDLRLAETHRDSTQAYYLAKGGINVGRMLLQEDRNNFDARSEMWGQGLDEYPVDDNAAITIKIDDLDGRIACNRLMMTNNNIDVELKQRLQRLFQRVLEISADEALELVNNLRDWLDPDDDGDAESNYYLRLEPPYRAKNGALDTFNELVMVKGFDAQRVARLEPHLSAFGGPGTNINTASAEVIQALAEEIDQAAAEAIIDYRTSTPIKAIKELEGVAGLNDAYPALSTKATALTAPLIVKSEHYRIRTAAYVNEGTRRLEALVTKTGNQLHYLKIL, encoded by the coding sequence GTGACCGGAGTGGTGCACAACGAACGCGGCATGGTTCTGCTGCTGGTGCTGCTGATCGTGGCGCTGCTGACTGCCCTGGTGATCGACTTTTCCGCTTCGACACTGGTCGACCTGCGCCTGGCGGAAACCCATCGCGACAGCACCCAGGCCTACTATCTGGCCAAGGGGGGGATCAATGTCGGTCGCATGTTACTGCAGGAAGACCGCAACAACTTTGATGCCCGCAGTGAAATGTGGGGGCAGGGGCTGGACGAGTACCCGGTCGATGACAATGCGGCGATCACCATCAAAATTGACGATCTGGATGGCCGCATTGCCTGCAACCGCTTGATGATGACGAATAACAATATCGACGTGGAACTCAAGCAGCGGCTGCAGCGGCTGTTTCAGCGCGTGCTCGAAATTTCCGCGGACGAGGCACTGGAACTGGTCAATAATTTGCGCGACTGGCTGGATCCGGATGATGACGGCGATGCCGAGTCAAACTATTATCTGCGCCTTGAACCGCCCTATCGCGCCAAGAACGGGGCGCTCGACACGTTCAATGAACTGGTCATGGTGAAGGGCTTTGATGCGCAGCGGGTTGCCAGGCTGGAACCACACCTGAGTGCCTTCGGCGGTCCCGGCACGAATATCAACACCGCCAGTGCCGAGGTGATTCAAGCGCTGGCGGAAGAGATCGACCAGGCCGCTGCCGAGGCCATCATCGACTACCGCACATCAACGCCGATCAAGGCGATCAAGGAACTTGAGGGCGTCGCCGGATTGAACGATGCTTATCCGGCCCTGAGTACCAAAGCAACGGCGTTGACGGCACCGCTGATAGTGAAAAGTGAACATTACCGGATTCGCACCGCGGCTTATGTCAATGAAGGCACCCGGCGACTTGAAGCCCTGGTCACAAAAACTGGCAACCAACTGCATTACCTGAAGATTCTGTAG
- a CDS encoding DUF3187 family protein has translation MSTIPHILLSILFLIGGTPTLAAADLLTPLASGNRAPLASIYGLPTRPNDVAGEPGQWRFTLDNSLASNHLDVQTANHALLLDGESWRTEMRFTYSYSQHITVASTLPFIVHSGGFLDSFIIDWHKTFGLPQGGRDTAPRNRILYRYSEDGHNQVLLDKSARGIGDLQLEASWKPPSGGTFRYHLLLKLPTGDPDRLLGSGATDLSLWLERLACFDTSSGRFSLSASFGASWLGHGKVLPSRQRRTVLCARLNSGWQPYPWLAAQLCLEGHSALYRGTGLQELDDPALTLTGGFSLRPAGKWIVELALSEDLAVGGSPDVVFQLNLHRSF, from the coding sequence GTGTCGACAATACCCCACATCCTTCTGAGCATTCTTTTCCTTATCGGCGGCACCCCGACCCTTGCCGCCGCTGACCTGTTGACTCCGCTTGCCAGCGGTAACCGCGCCCCCCTTGCGTCCATTTATGGACTCCCGACCCGCCCGAACGACGTAGCGGGAGAACCGGGGCAGTGGCGCTTCACTCTTGACAACAGCCTGGCCAGCAATCATCTTGACGTTCAGACTGCCAATCATGCCCTGCTGCTCGATGGCGAAAGCTGGCGCACTGAAATGCGCTTTACTTACAGTTACAGCCAACATATCACGGTTGCTTCGACCCTCCCTTTCATCGTTCACAGCGGCGGGTTTCTCGACAGTTTTATCATCGACTGGCACAAAACCTTCGGGTTACCACAAGGGGGGCGAGATACCGCACCGCGCAACCGCATTCTTTATCGCTATAGCGAGGATGGACACAACCAGGTCTTGCTTGATAAAAGCGCCCGCGGAATCGGTGACCTGCAACTGGAAGCAAGCTGGAAACCGCCATCCGGCGGAACATTTCGCTACCATCTGTTGCTGAAGTTGCCGACCGGTGACCCGGACCGGCTCCTTGGCAGCGGTGCCACCGACCTGAGCCTGTGGCTGGAACGGCTGGCCTGTTTTGACACCTCATCCGGGCGATTCAGCCTGAGCGCCAGTTTTGGCGCGAGCTGGCTGGGGCACGGTAAAGTACTGCCGTCCCGCCAACGGCGCACGGTCCTTTGCGCGCGGCTGAACAGTGGCTGGCAGCCTTACCCCTGGCTGGCGGCGCAGCTCTGTCTTGAAGGTCACAGCGCCCTTTATCGGGGCACCGGACTGCAAGAGCTGGATGATCCAGCGTTAACCCTGACCGGTGGGTTCAGCCTCCGGCCAGCGGGCAAATGGATCGTTGAGCTCGCGTTGAGTGAAGATCTTGCTGTGGGGGGATCGCCCGACGTTGTTTTTCAACTCAACCTGCACCGGTCATTCTGA
- a CDS encoding PilN domain-containing protein, with amino-acid sequence MAKRYIGIDLDGTRLSYAALTLDQGRLRLTATAQQELTATEQLGPALRELLGDDPAYSDRLAACLPASQALIRTLDFPFADAKKITAALPFEFSTQLPIDLGAYEVIALPATRSAGGHQVTAAAVAAEALSAALAPFDDAGLPLHILDLSPFAYAAGLRLKEASVLVDIRATEFTVAAISDGRVSAQRTRKITNQLAADALAQHIIGECRLLGAADEWPLVLLGTQGDRLITPLARHWPKVCLADPLPGTTIEPEFLATVTLAVRAWREKSATGFNFRRGNFALRGEWQSFKRRLLGLGALALLALLCFSVSAWINHERRAARAEQLHNNMVSAYFALFPGAQTVIDVPLQLSAKIDELRNHPLLAIDRDDASVLKTLREISARTPNELAITLRALEFEPGTTRLEGRTSSFDAINRFAAGLGQSPLFSTARIDDAKMSADGRQVDFRLLLLTAQGGVQ; translated from the coding sequence ATGGCTAAACGCTACATCGGCATCGACCTGGACGGCACGCGACTCAGTTACGCGGCCTTAACGCTCGACCAGGGGCGCTTGCGACTCACGGCAACCGCACAGCAGGAATTAACTGCGACCGAGCAGCTTGGCCCGGCACTGCGGGAACTCCTTGGTGATGATCCCGCCTACAGCGACCGCCTTGCGGCCTGTCTGCCTGCGTCACAGGCGTTGATCCGCACCCTTGACTTCCCCTTCGCCGACGCAAAAAAAATCACCGCCGCTCTCCCCTTTGAATTCAGCACACAATTGCCGATTGATCTCGGTGCGTACGAAGTGATTGCACTCCCCGCCACACGCAGTGCTGGCGGTCATCAGGTCACCGCCGCCGCCGTTGCCGCCGAGGCTTTGAGTGCGGCGCTCGCTCCATTTGACGATGCGGGGTTGCCGCTCCATATCCTTGATCTGTCTCCCTTTGCCTATGCCGCCGGACTACGCCTCAAAGAGGCGTCAGTGCTGGTTGATATCCGCGCGACAGAATTCACCGTCGCGGCAATCAGTGACGGACGGGTAAGCGCACAGCGCACCCGCAAAATCACCAATCAACTCGCCGCAGACGCTCTGGCGCAGCACATCATCGGTGAATGTCGTCTGCTTGGCGCTGCCGACGAGTGGCCCCTGGTGCTGCTTGGGACGCAGGGGGACAGATTAATCACGCCGCTCGCCCGCCACTGGCCGAAGGTCTGTCTGGCTGACCCGCTGCCGGGAACAACCATTGAACCGGAGTTCCTGGCCACCGTCACCCTGGCCGTGCGTGCCTGGCGCGAAAAGAGTGCGACCGGATTTAACTTTCGCCGGGGAAACTTTGCCCTGCGTGGCGAGTGGCAAAGTTTCAAACGCCGCCTGCTCGGACTCGGCGCACTGGCGCTGCTGGCTCTTCTCTGTTTCTCTGTTTCAGCCTGGATTAACCACGAGCGCCGCGCGGCGCGTGCCGAACAACTGCACAACAACATGGTCAGCGCATATTTCGCCCTCTTTCCCGGTGCGCAGACAGTTATCGATGTGCCGCTGCAACTCTCCGCCAAAATTGATGAACTACGCAACCATCCCCTGCTGGCAATCGATCGGGATGATGCCTCCGTTTTAAAAACGCTGCGTGAAATTTCCGCGCGCACCCCCAATGAGCTGGCAATTACCCTGCGCGCGCTGGAGTTCGAACCTGGCACCACCCGCCTTGAAGGACGCACCTCCTCCTTTGACGCAATCAACCGCTTTGCTGCCGGGCTGGGCCAATCGCCGTTATTCAGCACAGCTCGAATCGACGACGCAAAGATGAGCGCCGATGGCCGTCAGGTCGATTTTCGTCTCCTCCTGCTTACGGCGCAAGGGGGTGTACAATGA
- a CDS encoding DUF485 domain-containing protein, whose amino-acid sequence MGHGPAVKLGKDNASSYKTRLGVWMFVAYTLFYASFVALNAIKPSVMEKAVMGQTVAIVFGFALIVVALIMAVIYNHFCTAAEERFNR is encoded by the coding sequence ATGGGACACGGACCCGCTGTGAAACTGGGCAAAGATAATGCGTCCAGCTACAAAACCAGGTTGGGCGTATGGATGTTTGTCGCTTACACCCTCTTTTATGCCAGCTTTGTCGCGCTCAACGCCATTAAGCCCTCAGTGATGGAAAAAGCTGTTATGGGGCAGACCGTTGCCATTGTTTTCGGCTTTGCGCTGATCGTCGTCGCGTTGATTATGGCTGTTATTTACAACCACTTCTGCACCGCCGCAGAAGAACGTTTTAACCGCTGA
- a CDS encoding type II secretion system protein M, whose protein sequence is MINHLRQLSQRDRMALIILGTVVALTLIYLMIIEPYRSSIATLDRKIAAREMQTLRITELATEYTTLRQKLTEVEKKLAQNRDFSLFSFVEKLVDRIAGRENLVYMRPQPPVELNGVKEETVAIKLEKLRFDQFTTLLYRIETADAPLQVKNLRLKSRFDDATLLDGVLTVAAYGKTP, encoded by the coding sequence ATGATCAATCACCTCAGACAACTCAGCCAGCGCGACCGCATGGCGTTGATTATCCTCGGCACAGTTGTCGCTCTGACCCTGATCTACCTCATGATCATCGAACCATACCGCAGTTCGATCGCCACCCTGGACCGCAAAATTGCGGCGCGGGAGATGCAGACACTGCGCATCACGGAACTGGCCACCGAGTACACAACGCTGCGCCAAAAGCTTACGGAAGTTGAAAAAAAACTCGCACAAAATCGTGATTTTTCGCTCTTCTCGTTTGTTGAGAAACTGGTCGACCGGATCGCCGGTCGGGAAAATCTGGTCTATATGCGACCGCAACCGCCGGTTGAGCTCAACGGGGTCAAGGAAGAAACGGTCGCCATTAAACTGGAAAAGCTGCGTTTTGATCAGTTTACTACGCTCCTTTATCGCATTGAAACCGCCGACGCACCCTTGCAGGTCAAGAATCTGCGCCTGAAATCGCGCTTCGATGACGCAACCCTGCTCGACGGAGTGTTGACTGTCGCGGCTTACGGAAAGACGCCATGA
- a CDS encoding cation acetate symporter codes for MIYTQSPLAIGLFIFFVLFVLALSFYMARRTTSASGYYAAGGNIHWFTNGIAFAGDYLSAASFLGICGMIATAGFDGWMYSIGYLAGWIVALFLVAEPMKRLGKYTFTDALDSKFNSKSIQLTAAISTLLVSMFYLIPQMVGAGVLVQPLLGLPHWVGVCIVGIVVTIIVATAGMASTTYVQFFKGSLLLILSTVVVISTLSRGLSTEPVNNAAAYHDFKTLAASIAADGSLQIPGYTAAADWKTSAFGKAGFVKLTSDGVESIWQLNDAAAGYTLAETLYVNEFEDGTKLYNGATKEDGKFFPVGHIKELRVNGQEVATTGAIGPLAYLSALKDSTIVLWGKKYVKSGDSLYTVYYQKPTPGARVLRPGLKFKVDNATPTQTFNFISLMLALFCGTAALPHILIRYYTVPSQAAARKSTIVAIAAIGFFYVLTLFLGMGAMTSGVINLTDNNMSAPLLALSFGVVLFAVISSLAFATVLGTVSGLIVAASGAVAHDIMDNFLGMHMSDSGKVRAGKIVAIGVGVVAIYLGIVFEGMNVSFLVGWAFALAASANLPAILMLLFWKKTTARGIAASITVGLTSALGLILLSPDMWVRYGLLPQDAPVAFNSPALISIPLSFIALVVVSLLTQKDVIPVQEGAEA; via the coding sequence ATGATTTATACACAATCTCCATTGGCCATTGGCCTCTTTATATTCTTTGTTTTGTTCGTGCTCGCCCTGTCGTTCTACATGGCGCGCCGCACCACCTCTGCTTCCGGGTACTACGCCGCTGGCGGCAATATTCACTGGTTTACCAACGGCATCGCCTTTGCCGGTGACTACCTTTCAGCGGCATCGTTCCTCGGCATTTGCGGCATGATCGCCACCGCCGGATTCGATGGCTGGATGTACTCGATCGGTTATCTCGCCGGCTGGATCGTTGCCCTGTTTCTGGTTGCGGAACCGATGAAACGCCTCGGCAAGTACACCTTCACCGATGCCCTCGACTCCAAATTCAACTCTAAATCGATTCAGTTGACCGCCGCGATTTCTACGCTGCTGGTATCGATGTTTTACCTGATTCCGCAGATGGTCGGGGCCGGGGTGCTGGTCCAGCCGCTGCTCGGTCTGCCACACTGGGTCGGTGTCTGTATCGTCGGCATCGTTGTCACGATCATCGTTGCCACTGCCGGGATGGCCTCGACAACCTATGTGCAATTTTTCAAAGGCTCGCTATTGCTGATTCTGTCGACCGTTGTCGTTATCTCCACCTTGTCACGCGGCCTGTCGACCGAGCCGGTTAACAACGCTGCCGCCTATCACGATTTTAAAACCCTCGCGGCCAGTATCGCGGCCGATGGCAGTTTGCAAATCCCCGGTTATACGGCAGCAGCAGACTGGAAAACCAGCGCCTTCGGCAAAGCGGGCTTCGTCAAACTGACCAGCGATGGCGTCGAGTCGATCTGGCAACTCAACGACGCCGCGGCCGGTTACACCCTGGCGGAAACCCTCTACGTCAATGAATTCGAAGACGGCACCAAGCTTTACAACGGTGCGACAAAGGAAGATGGAAAATTTTTCCCGGTCGGCCACATCAAGGAACTGCGGGTCAATGGCCAGGAAGTCGCCACGACCGGGGCCATCGGCCCCCTTGCCTACCTCTCGGCCCTCAAGGATTCGACGATTGTGCTGTGGGGGAAGAAATATGTCAAATCCGGGGACAGCCTCTACACCGTCTACTATCAGAAGCCGACCCCTGGAGCGCGTGTGCTGCGCCCGGGTCTGAAATTCAAAGTTGACAACGCCACCCCCACGCAGACCTTCAACTTTATCTCGCTGATGCTCGCGCTGTTCTGTGGTACGGCGGCGTTACCGCACATCCTGATCCGTTACTACACTGTTCCGAGCCAGGCCGCTGCACGCAAGTCAACGATCGTTGCCATTGCGGCAATCGGTTTCTTCTACGTCCTCACCCTGTTCCTCGGCATGGGCGCCATGACCAGCGGCGTGATCAACCTGACCGACAACAACATGAGCGCGCCGCTGCTCGCCTTGTCGTTTGGAGTTGTCCTCTTTGCCGTCATCTCCTCGCTGGCGTTCGCGACCGTACTTGGCACCGTCTCAGGACTGATTGTGGCGGCGTCCGGGGCGGTGGCTCACGACATCATGGATAATTTCCTGGGCATGCACATGTCCGATTCCGGCAAGGTCCGCGCCGGCAAAATCGTCGCCATTGGCGTCGGCGTGGTTGCCATCTACCTGGGAATCGTCTTTGAAGGGATGAACGTTTCCTTCCTTGTCGGCTGGGCTTTCGCGTTAGCCGCCTCAGCTAACTTGCCGGCAATCCTGATGCTGCTGTTCTGGAAGAAGACCACGGCGCGAGGGATTGCGGCCTCGATTACCGTCGGCCTGACCTCGGCCCTCGGCCTGATCCTGCTCTCACCGGATATGTGGGTACGCTACGGTCTTCTGCCGCAGGATGCTCCGGTCGCATTTAACAGCCCGGCGCTGATCTCGATTCCGCTGAGCTTCATCGCGCTGGTTGTTGTCTCGCTGCTGACCCAGAAAGATGTCATCCCGGTTCAAGAGGGAGCGGAAGCCTAA